In a genomic window of Zingiber officinale cultivar Zhangliang chromosome 9B, Zo_v1.1, whole genome shotgun sequence:
- the LOC122025660 gene encoding uncharacterized protein LOC122025660, with product MEVIDGKKRSHSLLNSLCCFGFTASPSKSHKFRPKSDQTMPENSTVTAAAVADIRHKEKVFKPVKRSFLCWFLKHEKKNQSEISINRSRYRLRPAPVGSPMKPQVRNSQVHREAFNYKTRVEPSQVYQLRPTSPGLCSHFDSAIVPRASDCQETWLSRHGVRGPLMLVAIVLALLLVVSRITVITCVCAWLYLFPRRKAPTQRKNVTEKGIREDEEIDLNSKEYKKMAALKGLLERDHAHMLMKMPLV from the exons ATGGAAGTCATTGATGGAAAGAAGAGAAGCCATTCTCTTCTCAATTCCCTCTGCTGCTTTGGCTTCACAGCCTCGCCGTCCAAGTCGCATAAGTTTAGGCCAAAAAGTGATCAGACCATGCCAGAGAACTCCACCGTCACCGCGGCTGCAGTCGCTGACATCCGGCATAAGGAGAAGGTATTCAAGCCTGTGAAGAGAAGTTTCCTCTGTTGGTTCCTCAAG catgaaaagaaaaatcaaagcgAAATCTCGATCAACCGGAGCCGTTACCGTCTTCGACCAGCACCCGTAGGGAGTCCAATGAAGCCTCAGGTTCGGAATTCGCAGGTGCACCGAGAGGCTTTCAACTACAAGACACGAGTTGAGCCCTCACAAGTTTATCAACTTCGTCCTACTTCGCCTGGACTTTGCTCTCACTTCGACTCCGCTATAGTTCCGCGAGCATCTGATTGTCAAGAAACATGGCTGAGCCGCCATGGGGTCCGTGGGCCACTGATGCTCGTCGCCATAGTGCTAGCGTTGTTGTTGGTCGTTAGTAGGATCACCGTGATTACGTGCGTGTGCGCTTGGCTGTATCTCTTCCCTCGGCGTAAGGCTCCAACACAAAGGAAAAACGTCACTGAAAAAGGTATAAGAGAAGATGAAGAGATCGACTTGAACTCAAAGGAGTACAAGAAGATGGCCGCGCTCAAGGGGCTGCTGGAGCGAGACCATGCGCACATGTTAATGAAAATGCCTCTtgtttaa